One Brassica napus cultivar Da-Ae chromosome C4, Da-Ae, whole genome shotgun sequence genomic region harbors:
- the LOC106352286 gene encoding transcription factor MYB17-like gives MGLDPKTHEALPSYGLAKQAPASPTTRHMVQWESARVQAEARLSRESMFFNPSGGVVKYECDHFLRIWHSKIGESFRNIASCDESTTTSQSPCSRKTSSSSALVKSSTSSCVGKENVMGVHHGSDSSPWSNNLENVSSDSYLQLLLDFPISDDDMSFLEENIGSYT, from the coding sequence ATGGGTCTTGATCCCAAAACCCATGAGGCATTACCTTCATATGGGTTAGCCAAGCAAGCTCCAGCTTCACCAACAACTCGCCACATGGTTCAGTGGGAAAGTGCTAGAGTTCAAGCTGAGGCAAGGCTTTCTAGAGAGTCAATGTTTTTTAATCCTTCTGGTGGAGTAGTGAAATATGAATGTGATCACTTCTTACGCATTTGGCACTCTAAGATTGGTGAATCTTTCAGAAACATTGCTTCATGTGATGAATCAACTACTACTAGTCAAAGCCCTTGCTCGAGGAAAACATCCTCCTCATCTGCACTTGTAAAGAGCTCAACAAGTTCTTGTGTTGGGAAAGAGAATGTTATGGGGGTTCATCATGGCTCTGATTCTTCTCCATGGTCGAACAATCTTGAAAATGTTTCATCAGACTCTTATCTTCAACTTCTGCTTGATTTCCCAATAAGTGATGATGATATGAGTTTCTTGGAAGAGAACATTGGTAGCTACACATAG